The DNA region TTCTGCACGAATGCCACCACGCTGAGGTCCTGATAGGACCATGAGCTGCTGCAGTTCAGATAATTGTCGAGCGTGTACGATTGCCCGTTGGCAATCGTGAAGCTCTGTCCGGGATTCGCATTCGGGTAGGCGTCGCGGAACGGATCGGGAAACGTCGTCTCACCGTTCGATCCGGGGGGATAGGTGTAGGTGACCAGATCGGTGATGAGCATGACGTACAGACGGTAGTTCGAGCCCGTCATGTCCTGATCGGCGGTCACGGTGGCTACGAAATGAATCTGCGTCGGAGAAACCGGCACCGCCGACACGGCGATTGTGCACGGCGAAGGAGTTGCGTAGCGCGTGCGGATGTTGCTTCGCAGCGTGGTGGGACTGGCCGGTGATGGCTGAAGCGTGTAGTCAACGAATATGTCGGGAACCGAGGACACGCCGTAGTAGTTCGTGCGGGCGGTGTTCTCCGAGACGTTCCACACATAGAACGGATCTGAACTGCTCGGCCACCACGGGTGATAGCTGATCTTGATGACCGTGTCGCGGGTCATCAAGCTCAGCACGGAATGAATGCCGGGATTATATGTTGCGCAGGGATCGCATCCTACGTTGGTGAAGTGCTCCACCAGAACCACTTGCCGGGGAGCGGAAACAGCGGACGGGGCGGAAGCCAGGACTACCAGAAGCGCTCCGGCCCATAGACAGACCATATGCCAAGTTTTCATGTGCGTCGTTCGTTTTCATGGTGAAAATCAATTCGCCGCCACCACAATGAAAAATCGCAATTCATCCGTTGCCGGCAACAGCACCTCGCTGGATGCCGTCGTCGTTTCCAGAACCGAGAAGGGTCCTTCCGGATTCTCGGAACTGTAGACTTTATACTCGGAAGCGCCGGTCGGCATCCACGTCAGGCGAAGTTCGCCGGTTTCGATCACGTCCATCGTGAGATCGCTCACCGGAATCGGCGGGACAATCTCCGGCAATCCGAAGATCACCACGTCGTCCACGTACCAGCCTTCGAGCGCGCCGCTGTTGTCGCTGCCGAACCGGAACCGCACCTGTACGTCGTGTCCCGCATAGGCGTCGAGCGAAACGTTCTCTTGCGTCCATCCGATGCTGCCTGAGAAACACGGTGTGCGGCAGGAAAACGGGCCGGTGTAGGGGGTACTTCCGCCAGCCGTACAACGCGAGACCTTGTTGTAGGACGGGCTCAGCGTCAGAAGCTGCTGCCACGCTCCGCCGTCCACTGAAATATCCACCACCCCCGCGTCATAGGCCGAGTCGGGATAGTAACCAGACACTTCCGCCTGAATCCAGTGCCAGAACGAGAGCGAGGCTTGCCCCCGCAGGTACACACTGGGACTCACCAATCCGCCATACGCATGAGTGGCATAGGTTCCGGTGCCGGTGTCGCCGAATTTCCACGAGCGGACTCCGGCGTGGCTCATCTCGCTCGAAACGTGCCATTGATTCGCCCATCCCGTCTCGACGGCGGCGGTGGTCCATTCGCTTTGGCCCGACTCCATATCGTCCGCGAAGAGAATACCCAAGACGGCGAATTCGAAGGTATCGCTGACCGCCGTGTTGGCGCTGTCGGAAGCGTCGGTGGCCGTTACGAAATAATAGACGATGGTTCCCGCCGGAAATCCGCCGAAATTCACCGACCAGATATTCCCGGAAACGTTGGTCATGGCCGCACCGCTGAAGTTGGTTCCATTGAATCCGTAGTGCAGCTCCGCATTCGCCACGCCCGAGTTGTCGCTGATCGTCGCGGTGAGCGTGTAGGGTCCGGTCTCATCGTCCGTGTTAGACAGGGGAACAAACGAAACGTTCGGCGGCCAGATGTCCGGGCCGGAGGTGACGACCGACAGGTCGGCGACGTAGGTAAGCTTGTTGAACGCAGTCACCGTGAGCTTGACGATTTCGCCGATGGGAAGATCGCCCGCAATGGGAATGCTGGCCGCACCGCCCGCGTTCGTGTAGGCCGCGCCGAACAGCGTCGTTCCCTGCGAGATTGCACAGAGCGCGCCGGTCACGCCTGATACGGTCACGTCAAACGTCGGTTGGCCGAAGAATATCTCGCCGACATGGGCTACCGACATGGCCGTCGGCGTGTTTGTGCGCACCGGCACCGAGGGATCGCCGAAGATGTGCCACGTGTTGTACATGTTCACGCCCGAGGTGCCGCTCATATCTATCATTCTGCACGAGGAGTTGTAGCACAATCCGCCGACGGTGTGCTTGGCTTCCGCGATGAGCAGATCGCTGAACTCATCCTGAGCGTGCATCGGCGGAACCCAGTCCTGATCAATCGAAGACATGTAGGCGGCCAGCGCGCCGGAGGGCTCGCCGCCGGTAGTCGCGCGCAGCCACGCTTCGCCGAAACAGGTGTAGCCACTGAAGTGACCGTTCTGGCAGGCCACGCTGAAAATGAGCGGCAGACGATTGGCGTTGGTCAGCGCGCTCACGTTGGTAGTGGAAAATCCGGTGGTGGACCAAGCTTGTATGGAACCGTGGCCGACGTAGTTGATCACTCCGCGCCCCGCGTTCACCGCGGTCGTTACCTGCGCAGCCGTGGCGCCCGGATCGTAAATCTGGTCCACCGTCGTGTAGGTGTAGGAGAGCAGATCATTGCGGATGTAGCCCATGTGCACGTAATCGGCTTCGCCGTTGTGGCCGATGCCTGCGCCTTCGTCCGAGGCGATTCCCGTTGCCGCGCGATACCACATCCCGCCGACTTCCGCGTTGCGTTCGTATTCGATGGAGCGCTCGACCTGGGTGATGACGTGCGCGCCTGACTCCGCCGAGAACCGTCCGATAAAGATGTCCGGATAATCGTCGCCGCCCGCCACCTTCGCATAGGACGGATCGGAGGAGCCGCCCGAAGCCGTGGGGGTGGCGACCTGGGTGGCGTCGCCGACCAATATCACGAACGCCAGTGCGCCGCCGCTGGACGTGTAGAAGTTCTGAATGTAACTTGTAATGTTCGACGAGTTGTTGCCGATCGCGGAAACGTTGACGATAGTGGTGGGAATTCCCTTTTGGATTTTCCACTCGACCAGCGGCTGCATTTCGTCCATGAAGTCAGCATAGCTGATGATGAGCAGTTCGCCCTGTTCCATGACCGGCACGTAGTCGAGAGCCGAGCGCGCCCGGTCGTAGTTCAGGAAATGCCGCCGGTAGATGCGGTCGAATTCGGGGTCCATCCGCTCGGGAAGCCCGGTGCGCGGAAGCACGTTCACGTTATCCCGCCCGGTCGCGCGCACTTCCACCGTGATCGAGGTGTACACACGCAGGAGGTTCTGCACGGGCTGATACTGAAACGCATTGACGTCCACCACCGTCCCGCGCACGTCGCGCAGAATGTACGGTTCACGCAGCGTAGCGAGCTCCGCCGGATACCACGCGTCTTGCGAGTACACCGGCCCGAACGAGTAGGGAACGTCAGCGGGATTCACCGTTCGCGGCAGGCTGCCCTTCGAGGGAACCACGCGCGTATTCGGAAAATCGCGATACTCGGAACTGAGCACGCGAATCTCCATTCGTGCGTCGCCGGGAATCATCAGGCTGCGGCAGAGGCGGGGCAGTTCCGGTTCGCCTGCGTTCAGGAGAATGCTCTCGTGGGGAAGGCCGAGTTTCAGGTAGCTCTGCCCCTCGATCTCCACGGTCTCCCGTGAGAATCCCGCGATCTCGAACCGCAAGACCGTCCGCGTCTCGCTGGCCGAGACCACGGTTACGGCAACATCCTTCGCCGCCTGCTTCATCTCCACTCGCTCCGCCGCCCAGAGCGTCAGCGGCAATGCGAGTAAGAGTAGAACAACAATCACAACCTGCTTCATGCGAAAGCTCCTCCGATGTGTCGGGCTTTGAATCAAGCCCCA from bacterium includes:
- a CDS encoding Omp28-related outer membrane protein → MKTWHMVCLWAGALLVVLASAPSAVSAPRQVVLVEHFTNVGCDPCATYNPGIHSVLSLMTRDTVIKISYHPWWPSSSDPFYVWNVSENTARTNYYGVSSVPDIFVDYTLQPSPASPTTLRSNIRTRYATPSPCTIAVSAVPVSPTQIHFVATVTADQDMTGSNYRLYVMLITDLVTYTYPPGSNGETTFPDPFRDAYPNANPGQSFTIANGQSYTLDNYLNCSSSWSYQDLSVVAFVQNSSNREILQANWAEVTTNPGSLMVTVPNGGESWLVGTPQTIQWTSANLSENVRIEINRSYPGGAWSTITGSAPNTGSYLWTVAGSATTTARIRIMGTVTTIVGDTSNANFSVTVPTAMVTAPNGGENYLLGDVIPITWTTENVTGLMNIELNRTYPGGTWESVVLGTANDGYHEWRATGDSSSACRVRV